One region of Flavobacterium sp. GSB-24 genomic DNA includes:
- the prs gene encoding ribose-phosphate diphosphokinase — translation MILNLDPKFAPFQNQEEIKFQSFTFSGGEPHIKINPDFDRNQKITITHRLNSFNDLGLLCITVDALRRMDVKIIDLFIPYFPAARQDRVMIPGEPLSVKVYADIINALQLNKVFVFDAHSEVTPALLNNSTVIPNYTFIREVLNRIGENVKLISPDGGALKKIYKVSEFLGGAEVVECSKSRDVKTGRLSGFKVYEDDLQGIDCLIVDDICDGGGTFVGLAEELKNKNAGKLYLAVSHGIFNKGFEVLNCFDAIFTTNSVKDFEGESVQVIKLDQLI, via the coding sequence ATGATACTAAATCTCGACCCCAAATTCGCTCCTTTTCAAAATCAGGAAGAAATCAAATTTCAAAGTTTTACTTTCTCTGGAGGAGAACCACATATTAAAATCAATCCGGATTTCGACAGAAATCAGAAAATAACAATCACGCACAGATTAAATTCATTCAATGATTTAGGTTTATTGTGCATTACGGTTGATGCATTGCGAAGAATGGACGTAAAAATTATCGATCTCTTTATTCCGTATTTTCCAGCTGCGAGACAAGATCGTGTTATGATTCCGGGCGAACCTTTATCTGTAAAAGTGTATGCTGATATCATAAATGCTTTACAATTAAATAAAGTATTTGTTTTTGATGCACACTCTGAAGTGACTCCGGCTTTATTGAATAATTCTACTGTAATTCCAAACTATACTTTTATTAGAGAAGTATTAAATAGAATTGGCGAAAACGTAAAACTAATTTCTCCAGACGGTGGCGCACTTAAAAAAATCTACAAAGTCTCTGAATTTTTAGGAGGAGCTGAAGTTGTAGAATGCAGTAAAAGCCGCGACGTAAAAACTGGAAGATTATCTGGTTTCAAAGTATACGAAGATGATTTACAAGGAATAGATTGTTTAATTGTAGATGATATCTGCGACGGCGGCGGGACTTTTGTTGGTTTGGCTGAAGAATTAAAAAACAAAAATGCGGGCAAATTATACTTAGCCGTAAGCCACGGAATTTTTAATAAAGGTTTTGAAGTTTTAAACTGCTTTGATGCCATTTTTACAACCAATTCAGTAAAAGACTTTGAAGGCGAAAGCGTTCAAGTGATAAAGTTAGATCAACTAATTTGA
- a CDS encoding NUDIX domain-containing protein, with protein MKELQNIRIAVDAIVFGYKSNGLYVLLIQQQFGSSEKYWALPGGLVQDNESLSDAVIRELHEETNVQLTFMEQLYTFGDDINRDSRNRVISVAYYALVDASNLEIKANTDAEKVQWFKINEIPPLAFDHNLILEKGIQRLKAKLTYEPIGFDLLPEEFLFSDLENLYCTILEKEIDRRNFRKKILSYGILEQTENFSPIKTGRPAKLFRFNKLKYNELTKEGFHFEIKFA; from the coding sequence ATGAAAGAATTACAAAATATTAGAATTGCTGTAGATGCTATTGTTTTTGGTTACAAAAGCAATGGGTTGTATGTGCTTTTAATCCAGCAGCAATTTGGTTCTTCAGAAAAATATTGGGCTTTGCCAGGCGGTTTAGTTCAAGATAATGAATCTTTGAGTGATGCAGTTATTCGGGAATTGCATGAAGAAACAAATGTACAGCTAACTTTTATGGAGCAATTGTACACTTTTGGAGATGATATTAATCGAGATTCTAGAAATCGTGTTATTTCTGTTGCTTATTATGCATTGGTTGACGCTTCAAACTTAGAAATTAAAGCTAATACTGACGCCGAAAAAGTACAGTGGTTTAAAATTAATGAAATTCCGCCTTTGGCATTCGATCATAATTTAATCTTAGAAAAAGGAATTCAGAGACTAAAAGCAAAGCTGACTTACGAGCCAATTGGTTTCGATTTACTTCCTGAAGAATTCTTGTTTTCTGATCTCGAAAATCTGTATTGTACCATTTTAGAAAAAGAAATTGACCGTAGAAATTTCAGGAAAAAAATATTGAGTTACGGTATTTTAGAACAAACAGAAAATTTTTCGCCCATAAAAACAGGTCGTCCTGCTAAACTTTTTAGGTTTAATAAGTTGAAATATAACGAATTAACTAAAGAAGGTTTTCACTTCGAAATAAAGTTTGCGTAA
- a CDS encoding PKD domain-containing protein yields the protein MRKIASILVLVTVLFISNSCSKHDDEVIIDCLAESIYIKIHNSTDTSNPKLMNYSVEYTGTGTLSSVKWSFGDGTVGTGTAVTHTYTAAGEYTATAAVTIKKDGSECTSSPKRTVTIN from the coding sequence ATGAGAAAAATAGCATCCATTTTAGTACTTGTTACAGTTTTGTTTATTAGTAATTCATGCAGTAAACATGACGATGAAGTAATTATTGATTGTCTAGCAGAATCTATTTACATTAAAATACATAATTCTACAGATACTAGTAACCCGAAATTAATGAATTATTCCGTTGAATATACTGGAACAGGAACGCTAAGTTCTGTAAAATGGAGCTTTGGAGATGGAACTGTTGGAACAGGAACTGCGGTTACGCATACTTATACTGCTGCTGGCGAATATACAGCAACGGCTGCGGTAACAATTAAAAAAGACGGTTCAGAATGTACTTCCAGTCCAAAACGAACGGTTACAATAAATTAG
- a CDS encoding LysR family transcriptional regulator → MVNLEWYRTFKAVYKNGNFSVAAKELFMSQPAVSQQISMLEAHVGNKLFNRKSKGVEPTEYAKLLNNLIIDALDRLESVEAGFRAKAEDANRLISVGISKHLFSCVGDLLISKFDLIDFTFAENDELFALVDAKKLDFAITTKRFDTFDTTYEIVGKIKLIMVAPTNLDITDFRQKLKADNFTEIEQWLNGQKWYSHDARIPHIKLFWLHAFNKKRPSMVPNYIIPSESEMLKLLSKHDGVAVTWNCNARKLIKENKLQLLWNSFHVPEEFVYLLAPKNNNLKSFFDIIEKELKMFFGNRM, encoded by the coding sequence ATGGTAAATCTAGAATGGTACAGAACATTTAAAGCAGTTTATAAAAACGGTAATTTTTCGGTAGCGGCAAAGGAGTTATTTATGAGCCAGCCTGCCGTAAGTCAGCAGATTTCGATGCTCGAAGCGCATGTTGGTAATAAATTGTTTAATAGAAAATCAAAAGGCGTTGAACCAACCGAATACGCTAAGTTACTGAATAATTTGATTATAGATGCGCTAGATCGCCTCGAAAGTGTCGAAGCAGGTTTCAGGGCAAAAGCCGAAGATGCGAATAGATTGATTTCGGTTGGAATTTCAAAACATCTTTTTAGTTGTGTTGGAGATCTTTTGATCTCAAAGTTTGATTTGATCGATTTTACTTTTGCAGAGAACGATGAACTTTTTGCTTTAGTAGACGCCAAAAAACTTGATTTTGCCATTACCACAAAAAGGTTCGATACATTTGATACGACTTATGAAATTGTCGGAAAAATTAAATTGATAATGGTTGCTCCGACAAATTTGGACATAACAGATTTCCGCCAGAAATTAAAAGCAGACAATTTTACCGAAATAGAACAATGGCTGAACGGACAGAAATGGTACAGTCATGATGCTAGAATTCCTCATATAAAATTATTTTGGCTTCATGCTTTTAATAAAAAAAGACCGTCTATGGTGCCTAATTATATTATTCCATCAGAATCTGAGATGTTGAAACTTCTCTCTAAACATGATGGAGTAGCTGTAACATGGAATTGTAATGCTCGAAAATTAATAAAAGAAAATAAATTGCAATTGTTATGGAACAGTTTTCACGTTCCAGAGGAGTTTGTGTATTTATTAGCGCCCAAGAACAATAATTTGAAATCTTTTTTTGATATTATTGAGAAAGAACTGAAAATGTTCTTCGGCAATAGAATGTAG
- a CDS encoding type 1 glutamine amidotransferase domain-containing protein, producing MKKIALLAIIAFTATGISAVAQKSNKKSMKKVLFVVTSNDKLGNTGEKTGFWSEEFAAPYYELLDQGVEITIASPLGGQPPIDPKSADPASATEDTKRFDADKTLQEKLKNTLKLSTVNQKDYDAVFYPGGHGPLWDLVEDKNSIALIEAFYTNNKPVAFVCHAPAVLKNVKVKGEYLVKGKKVTGFTNTEEEAVGLTKVVPFLLEDALTQNGAKFSKGENWQPYAVADGLLITGQNPASSKLVAGKLLQELK from the coding sequence ATGAAAAAAATAGCTTTACTCGCAATAATTGCATTTACAGCGACAGGCATTTCTGCTGTGGCGCAAAAATCAAATAAAAAAAGTATGAAAAAAGTATTATTTGTTGTAACCAGTAACGATAAACTGGGCAATACAGGAGAAAAAACAGGATTTTGGTCAGAAGAATTTGCTGCGCCTTACTATGAATTGTTAGATCAAGGAGTTGAAATTACAATTGCTTCTCCGCTTGGAGGACAGCCGCCAATTGACCCGAAAAGTGCAGATCCTGCATCAGCAACTGAAGACACGAAACGTTTTGACGCTGATAAAACTTTACAGGAAAAATTAAAAAATACTTTAAAACTTTCAACCGTTAACCAAAAAGATTACGATGCTGTTTTCTACCCTGGAGGACACGGTCCGCTTTGGGATTTAGTTGAAGACAAAAACTCTATCGCTTTAATCGAAGCTTTTTATACGAATAATAAACCAGTAGCTTTTGTTTGTCATGCTCCTGCGGTTTTGAAAAACGTAAAAGTAAAAGGTGAATACTTGGTAAAAGGTAAAAAAGTAACTGGTTTTACCAATACAGAAGAAGAAGCGGTTGGTTTGACAAAAGTGGTTCCGTTTTTATTGGAGGATGCTTTAACACAAAATGGTGCTAAATTTTCTAAAGGTGAAAACTGGCAGCCTTATGCAGTTGCAGACGGACTTTTGATTACAGGTCAAAATCCTGCATCGTCTAAACTAGTAGCTGGAAAATTATTACAAGAATTGAAATAA
- a CDS encoding iron-containing alcohol dehydrogenase: MLNFELYNPTNLIFGKGQIAKLSTLVPKDAKILLAYGGGSIFKNGIYDQVIANLKGFEIVEFGGIEPNPHFETLMKAVDVIKAKKIDFILAVGGGSVIDGVKFISAAVNFEGNPIDILQKRILIKENAMPFGTVLTLPATGSEMNSGYVVTIEATQEKLASGGSALFPVFSICDPNVIASLPKRQIQNGVVDAYTHVMEQYLTYPHEGFLQDRIAEGILQTLIEVGPGVVENPTDYTLASNFMWSCTMALNGLIQKGVPSDWATHMIGHELTALYGIDHARTLAIIGPSLYNVMFETKKGKLAQYGRRIFNLSGSDEEVAKEAINKTVEFFHTMGMDTKLSQYTQDYSNTADFIVNRFDERGWKGLGENQLVTLDKVKSIVELSY; the protein is encoded by the coding sequence ATGCTCAACTTTGAATTATATAATCCGACGAATTTAATCTTCGGAAAAGGACAAATTGCGAAACTTTCGACATTAGTTCCAAAAGATGCTAAAATTCTTTTGGCATACGGCGGCGGAAGTATTTTTAAAAACGGAATTTACGATCAAGTAATCGCTAACTTAAAAGGTTTTGAAATTGTTGAATTTGGCGGCATTGAGCCAAATCCGCATTTTGAAACTTTGATGAAAGCGGTTGATGTTATCAAAGCTAAAAAAATTGACTTTATCCTGGCCGTAGGTGGAGGATCTGTTATTGACGGTGTAAAGTTTATTTCAGCAGCAGTTAATTTTGAAGGAAACCCGATTGATATTCTGCAAAAACGTATTCTAATTAAAGAAAATGCTATGCCTTTTGGGACTGTTTTGACTCTCCCAGCAACAGGAAGCGAAATGAATTCTGGATACGTGGTAACAATCGAAGCTACTCAAGAAAAACTAGCTTCTGGAGGAAGTGCTTTATTTCCAGTATTCTCAATTTGCGATCCAAATGTAATTGCATCTTTACCAAAAAGACAAATTCAGAACGGAGTTGTAGACGCTTATACCCACGTAATGGAGCAATATTTAACTTATCCACACGAAGGTTTTCTACAAGACAGAATTGCAGAGGGAATTCTACAGACTTTAATTGAAGTTGGCCCAGGAGTTGTCGAAAATCCAACAGATTATACTTTGGCTTCTAACTTTATGTGGAGCTGTACTATGGCTCTAAACGGGTTGATTCAAAAAGGCGTTCCAAGCGATTGGGCAACTCACATGATTGGCCACGAATTAACAGCACTTTATGGAATTGATCACGCAAGAACTTTGGCAATTATTGGTCCAAGTTTGTACAATGTAATGTTTGAAACTAAAAAAGGAAAATTAGCCCAATACGGAAGACGTATTTTTAATCTTTCTGGTTCTGATGAAGAAGTGGCAAAAGAAGCAATTAACAAAACAGTTGAGTTTTTCCATACAATGGGAATGGATACCAAACTTTCTCAATACACACAAGATTATTCCAATACTGCAGATTTTATCGTAAATCGTTTTGACGAAAGAGGCTGGAAAGGCTTAGGCGAAAACCAATTGGTAACTTTAGATAAAGTAAAATCGATTGTGGAGCTTTCTTACTAA
- a CDS encoding NAD(P)H-dependent glycerol-3-phosphate dehydrogenase, with amino-acid sequence MSEKLKFAVIGGGSWATAIAKMLCVNLSEIAWYMRNDSAIEHIQKYKHNPNYLSSVEFDTNKLKLTNNINEAIEYADYIIFAIPSAFLDAELKNMTVSLADKIIFSAIKGIVPETSLIVGEHFHIQYDIPYYNIGVITGPCHAEEVALERLSYLTIACGDPEKACIVAKSLSGNYIKAKISDDIIGTEYAAMLKNIYAIAAGIAHGLGYGDNFQSVMMSNGIREMKKFIRKVHKMKRNINDSAYLGDLLVTGYSVFSRNRMFGNMIGKGYTVKSAMMEMSMVAEGYYATKSAYKLNQGYGAKTPIIDAVYAVLYEGKDAKTVFKKLTESLD; translated from the coding sequence ATGAGCGAAAAATTAAAATTTGCAGTAATTGGAGGAGGAAGCTGGGCAACGGCAATTGCAAAAATGTTATGCGTTAATCTTTCAGAAATTGCGTGGTACATGCGTAATGATTCTGCGATCGAACATATTCAGAAATACAAACACAATCCAAATTATTTAAGTTCTGTTGAATTTGACACTAACAAGCTTAAATTGACCAATAATATAAATGAAGCAATTGAATACGCAGATTATATCATTTTTGCCATTCCATCTGCTTTTTTAGATGCGGAATTAAAAAATATGACTGTTTCTTTAGCAGATAAAATTATTTTTTCAGCTATTAAAGGAATTGTTCCAGAAACGAGTTTAATAGTGGGCGAGCATTTCCATATTCAATATGATATTCCTTATTATAATATTGGAGTTATCACTGGTCCTTGCCACGCAGAAGAAGTTGCTTTAGAAAGACTTTCGTACTTAACAATTGCCTGCGGAGATCCAGAAAAAGCTTGCATTGTTGCAAAATCACTTTCAGGAAATTATATTAAAGCCAAAATTTCAGATGATATTATTGGTACTGAATATGCGGCAATGCTAAAAAATATTTACGCAATTGCTGCCGGAATCGCTCACGGTTTAGGATATGGAGACAATTTCCAATCGGTAATGATGAGTAACGGAATCCGTGAAATGAAAAAATTCATCCGTAAAGTACATAAAATGAAACGTAACATTAATGACTCTGCCTATTTAGGCGATTTATTAGTTACAGGTTATTCTGTTTTCTCTAGAAACAGAATGTTCGGAAATATGATTGGAAAAGGATATACTGTAAAAAGTGCCATGATGGAAATGAGCATGGTTGCAGAAGGTTATTATGCAACAAAAAGTGCGTATAAACTAAATCAAGGCTACGGAGCAAAAACACCAATTATCGACGCTGTTTACGCTGTTCTGTACGAAGGGAAAGATGCAAAAACGGTTTTCAAGAAATTAACGGAATCTTTAGATTAA